Proteins from a genomic interval of Pseudoalteromonas aliena SW19:
- a CDS encoding DNA ligase, with product MMTIKYMLLIIAVLFTQCISAAQPSVLLAKVYDETKHYEVSQYLVSEKFDGVRAIWTGTEFVTRKGNIINAPSWFTAPLPNIWLDGELWVERENFALVSGIVRTKKPNNHDWQTITYKVFDMPDAALPFSIRYQNYSKLITRLNAPHIDAVEQFRFANNEQLTKYFKQTTQQGGEGVMLHLASAKHSSGRSNTLLKLKPYLDAEAVVIAHLPGKGKYQGMLGALRVKTAQGQVFSIGTGFSNAERSIPPEIGSTVTYRFHGLTKNGLPRFASFLRVRDSL from the coding sequence ATAATGACGATTAAATACATGCTTTTAATTATAGCGGTACTTTTTACGCAATGTATAAGTGCAGCACAACCGTCTGTTTTATTAGCTAAAGTATACGACGAAACTAAGCATTACGAGGTCAGTCAGTATTTAGTCAGTGAAAAGTTTGATGGCGTAAGAGCCATATGGACTGGCACTGAGTTTGTTACTCGTAAAGGTAATATTATAAATGCGCCGAGTTGGTTTACAGCCCCTTTACCAAATATATGGCTTGATGGGGAGCTTTGGGTAGAGCGCGAAAACTTCGCACTGGTGAGCGGCATCGTAAGAACAAAAAAACCTAATAACCATGATTGGCAAACAATTACTTATAAAGTATTTGATATGCCTGATGCAGCTTTGCCTTTTAGTATTCGCTACCAAAATTATAGTAAGCTTATTACTCGTTTAAACGCCCCTCATATTGATGCAGTAGAGCAATTCCGCTTTGCTAATAATGAACAGCTCACCAAGTACTTCAAACAAACCACTCAACAAGGCGGCGAGGGTGTAATGCTTCATTTAGCCTCTGCTAAACATAGTTCAGGGCGCAGTAATACATTATTAAAGTTAAAGCCTTATTTGGATGCTGAAGCGGTGGTGATTGCACATCTACCAGGCAAAGGTAAGTATCAAGGCATGCTAGGTGCATTAAGGGTAAAAACAGCACAAGGGCAGGTGTTTTCTATAGGTACTGGGTTTAGTAATGCTGAGCGCTCCATTCCGCCCGAGATAGGCAGCACTGTAACGTATCGGTTTCATGGCTTAACAAAAAATGGTTTGCCGCGGTTTGCCAGTTTTTTACGAGTAAGAGATAGTTTATAG
- the yegD gene encoding molecular chaperone, whose translation MFVGFDYGSSNCAMGVMNEGNVQLVPLEQGKHYLPSTLYTHHSALVVDFVAKHLHGTAHEHDFISQRQALLNTLPRIKSDLDLHPSDDTLFIGREAISEYVQFPEEGYFVKSPKSFFGATGLKQGQINFFEDIATAMILKIKQRAEHSLGKMLTQTVIGRPVNFQAVGGEQSNQQAVGILERAAKRAGFKDVAFLYEPLAAGIDYESDLTHDQKVLVIDIGGGTSDCSFVQMGPSFRGNSERDADFLAHSGKRVGGNDLDIALSYHGLMPLLGLGSTFKSGLPLPNQAFWQACKINDVNLQSQFYSESHTRELNAQLRDVSAPELYKRLMHLQQNKQGHQLVQQGEAAKIALSSASEFNCDLSFLDKDLYKNLSVHDLSVAVESSISQIVTLAKQAISDAATIPDVIYLTGGSAQSPLIKAALSEHLGDIKMVNGDHFGSVTAGLTKWASMLYK comes from the coding sequence ATGTTTGTAGGTTTTGATTACGGTAGTTCTAATTGTGCTATGGGTGTAATGAACGAAGGTAATGTTCAATTGGTACCGCTAGAGCAAGGGAAGCATTACTTACCGTCTACACTTTACACTCATCACAGTGCGCTGGTGGTTGACTTTGTTGCTAAGCATTTACATGGCACGGCTCATGAACACGACTTTATATCGCAACGCCAAGCCCTTTTAAATACCTTACCCCGTATTAAGTCAGATCTTGATTTACATCCTTCAGATGACACCCTATTTATTGGTCGTGAAGCGATCAGCGAGTACGTGCAGTTTCCTGAAGAAGGCTATTTTGTTAAATCCCCTAAATCATTTTTTGGTGCAACAGGTTTAAAACAAGGTCAAATTAACTTTTTTGAAGACATTGCTACGGCAATGATCTTAAAAATTAAGCAGCGCGCTGAGCACTCTTTAGGCAAAATGCTGACACAAACAGTGATTGGTCGCCCGGTAAATTTTCAGGCCGTTGGTGGTGAGCAATCAAATCAACAAGCCGTGGGTATTTTAGAGCGTGCGGCCAAACGTGCTGGTTTTAAAGATGTTGCCTTTTTATATGAGCCACTTGCCGCAGGTATCGATTACGAAAGTGATTTGACACACGATCAAAAGGTACTTGTTATAGATATTGGCGGGGGCACAAGTGACTGTTCATTTGTACAAATGGGGCCAAGCTTTAGGGGCAACAGTGAACGTGATGCTGATTTTTTAGCGCACAGTGGTAAACGTGTTGGTGGAAATGATTTAGATATTGCATTGAGTTACCACGGCTTAATGCCATTGCTGGGGTTAGGTAGTACGTTTAAATCGGGATTACCATTACCAAATCAGGCATTTTGGCAAGCGTGTAAAATTAATGACGTAAACCTACAAAGCCAATTCTATAGCGAAAGCCATACCCGTGAGTTAAATGCACAATTACGTGACGTAAGTGCACCAGAGCTTTATAAACGTTTAATGCATTTACAGCAAAATAAACAAGGTCATCAGCTAGTACAGCAAGGTGAGGCTGCAAAAATAGCCCTTTCATCAGCAAGCGAATTTAACTGTGATTTAAGTTTTTTAGATAAAGATCTTTATAAAAATCTATCAGTGCACGATCTATCTGTTGCGGTAGAGAGTAGTATTAGTCAAATTGTGACGCTTGCTAAACAAGCTATCAGTGACGCTGCAACTATCCCAGACGTTATTTATTTAACAGGTGGTAGTGCACAGTCACCTTTAATTAAAGCCGCGTTGAGCGAGCATTTAGGTGATATAAAAATGGTTAATGGAGATCACTTTGGTAGTGTAACTGCTGGCCTAACTAAATGGGCCAGCATGCTTTATAAGTAG
- a CDS encoding multidrug effflux MFS transporter: protein MQTQPAKPNTTLLLILALLVIFCPMAIDIYLPAFPTIAEQFAVTEQQVQQTVAIFMLTVGLGQLIAGPLADRFGRKPVAIVGVSLYASSALLAYYSPSFDVLMIARAFQGLGACATFVVAFAIVRDKYGPERSGQMITYLNGIVCFIPAMAPILGAWLTVQFGWRMNFMFLTVFAIVGLIVTLFFFRETRPADSHYQGHILDLRRFTPIIKTPVFLFNSLICMVAMSAILVYVTLAPGWIITHLGGTVADFTFWFTLNAVISIVASFILPTYIKRNSQQALRLGVSLLVFSGLLMLALSSIETAFALMLPILIAALGFALSLGSAAGMALSSFPKQAGTASALLGAMQMSGASILVVLTQFLGLSTPWLIAFHLLLLVPLWFILMTKKAHTLHPAKSA from the coding sequence ATGCAAACACAGCCCGCAAAACCAAATACGACTTTGTTACTTATCTTAGCGTTACTCGTTATATTTTGCCCTATGGCAATCGATATTTACTTACCCGCCTTTCCTACTATTGCAGAGCAATTTGCAGTTACAGAACAACAAGTACAACAAACCGTTGCTATTTTTATGTTAACTGTTGGTTTAGGTCAATTAATTGCGGGACCGCTGGCGGATAGATTTGGTCGAAAACCGGTGGCTATTGTTGGAGTTAGTTTATACGCAAGTTCGGCATTGCTCGCTTACTACTCGCCTTCTTTTGATGTATTGATGATTGCACGCGCCTTTCAAGGTTTAGGAGCGTGTGCCACCTTTGTTGTCGCATTTGCGATAGTACGCGATAAATATGGCCCAGAACGCAGCGGGCAGATGATCACCTATCTAAATGGGATTGTGTGTTTTATTCCTGCAATGGCGCCTATTTTAGGTGCATGGCTGACCGTACAGTTTGGCTGGCGTATGAATTTTATGTTTTTAACCGTTTTTGCTATTGTCGGCCTTATTGTCACGCTATTCTTTTTTAGAGAAACACGCCCAGCCGATAGCCATTATCAAGGCCATATTTTAGATTTACGTCGCTTTACCCCGATTATTAAAACACCGGTATTTTTATTTAATAGTCTAATTTGTATGGTCGCGATGTCGGCTATTTTGGTTTATGTAACACTCGCGCCTGGCTGGATCATTACACATTTAGGTGGCACGGTAGCTGATTTTACCTTTTGGTTTACGTTAAATGCTGTAATAAGTATTGTCGCGAGCTTTATATTACCAACGTACATTAAACGAAATAGCCAGCAAGCTTTGCGACTCGGTGTAAGTTTGTTGGTTTTTTCAGGTTTATTAATGCTTGCTCTTAGCAGTATAGAAACGGCGTTTGCACTTATGTTACCTATTTTAATTGCAGCATTAGGGTTTGCGTTAAGTTTAGGCTCTGCAGCAGGTATGGCTCTATCTAGCTTTCCTAAACAAGCAGGTACAGCCTCAGCATTACTGGGGGCAATGCAAATGAGCGGGGCCAGTATACTTGTCGTTTTAACTCAATTTTTAGGGCTAAGTACACCTTGGTTAATTGCTTTTCACCTTTTATTATTGGTGCCACTTTGGTTTATTTTAATGACTAAAAAAGCCCATACTTTACATCCGGCTAAAAGCGCATGA
- a CDS encoding M23 family metallopeptidase, with translation MLVFIKSFYHKFFPARQLLIRQNGEVKHVLLAPWLQFFAVLLILGTVTWMSISSFRVYSQTNQISHIEQSQQDKQTLWKKKTSDQHALYIKQLEQLEVLEQKQALLQNMIESLPASISKESIKLDTDLKLPINENENEFHEPLIDDNAQENAALTLNTTVDFAQRTAHLNLQYENSFSQLDEQISTRRKAIVAMLKGAGLESVLEKRLALGDQTVAQGGPFDTFDETKIPKHFLAVVDKLLLLNNLESFLTELPNTLPLPAKKYYISSGFGLRNDPMNSRHAFHKGVDFAGWHKTEIFAPADAVVLRAGRNGGYGNFIELKHKNGLVTRFGHLNKINVKKDQTIYKNDVIGLMGSTGRSTGTHLHYEVLLNGKQVNPLKITKAFSSVQ, from the coding sequence ATGTTAGTATTTATAAAATCTTTTTATCATAAATTTTTCCCAGCTCGTCAGCTGCTTATTCGTCAAAATGGCGAAGTTAAGCATGTTCTTTTAGCACCTTGGCTTCAATTTTTTGCTGTATTGCTTATTTTAGGAACTGTCACATGGATGAGTATTTCTAGTTTTCGTGTTTATTCGCAAACAAATCAGATTTCACATATTGAGCAAAGCCAACAAGATAAGCAAACTCTTTGGAAGAAAAAAACGAGTGATCAACACGCACTTTACATAAAGCAACTAGAACAACTTGAAGTGCTAGAGCAAAAACAGGCGCTGCTACAAAATATGATCGAATCGTTGCCGGCCTCTATTAGTAAAGAGTCCATAAAACTTGATACCGATCTAAAATTACCAATCAACGAAAATGAAAACGAATTTCATGAGCCGTTAATAGATGATAACGCACAAGAAAATGCTGCGCTTACGTTAAATACAACGGTTGACTTTGCACAGCGAACAGCACATTTAAACCTGCAATACGAAAATAGCTTTAGTCAACTCGATGAGCAAATAAGCACTCGACGTAAAGCTATTGTAGCAATGTTAAAAGGCGCTGGTCTTGAATCAGTGCTTGAAAAGCGTTTAGCGTTAGGCGATCAAACAGTTGCACAAGGTGGTCCTTTTGACACATTTGACGAAACAAAAATACCTAAGCACTTTCTAGCGGTTGTAGACAAATTATTATTATTAAATAACTTAGAAAGCTTTTTAACTGAGTTGCCAAACACGCTTCCATTACCTGCTAAAAAGTATTATATCTCAAGTGGTTTTGGTCTTCGTAACGATCCTATGAACAGTCGTCATGCGTTTCACAAAGGGGTCGATTTTGCCGGTTGGCACAAAACAGAAATATTTGCTCCAGCAGACGCCGTCGTACTTAGAGCTGGCCGAAATGGCGGTTATGGTAACTTTATAGAGCTTAAACATAAAAACGGCTTAGTAACACGTTTTGGCCACTTAAATAAAATTAATGTGAAAAAAGATCAAACAATTTATAAAAATGATGTTATTGGTTTAATGGGCAGTACAGGACGAAGTACTGGCACTCATTTACACTACGAAGTGTTACTTAATGGCAAACAAGTCAATCCTCTAAAAATAACAAAGGCGTTTTCTAGTGTTCAGTAA
- a CDS encoding hotdog fold domain-containing protein has translation MSNKSALVKTWLRFKRLPFGNWLFTKAVCFKAPYFGSMKPYVLDLREGHCSAVVKNRRSVHNHIGTIHAIAQCNLAELCAGVMVDATVPVKTHRWIPKGMTVQYLAKVDTDVTAIAEIDLPHKWVDKEDLVVPVKLYNTRNELVFTADITMYITEKK, from the coding sequence ATGAGTAATAAATCCGCACTTGTAAAAACGTGGCTTAGGTTTAAGCGTTTACCTTTTGGTAATTGGCTTTTTACTAAAGCTGTTTGCTTTAAAGCGCCTTACTTTGGCTCTATGAAACCTTATGTACTCGATTTGCGAGAAGGGCATTGTAGCGCAGTGGTTAAAAACCGTCGTAGTGTTCATAATCACATTGGAACTATTCATGCTATTGCCCAGTGTAACTTAGCTGAGTTGTGTGCTGGCGTTATGGTGGATGCCACTGTGCCAGTTAAAACACATCGCTGGATCCCTAAAGGTATGACGGTTCAGTATTTAGCTAAAGTGGATACAGATGTGACAGCAATTGCTGAAATTGATTTACCGCATAAATGGGTTGATAAAGAAGACTTGGTGGTGCCTGTAAAACTTTATAATACCCGCAATGAGCTTGTTTTCACTGCAGATATTACAATGTACATTACTGAGAAAAAGTAA
- the hppD gene encoding 4-hydroxyphenylpyruvate dioxygenase — MSEVNNYLGLVGIEFTEYATPDADYMDKVFTDFGFSKLKKFKGKDIVYYNQNDIHFLLNNEREGFSAEFAKSHGPAICSMGWRVENAQKAFDTAVERGAKPATDSTHKNLPYPAIYGIGDSLIYFIEQFGDKGTIYESDFEDLETQNVVEDKGFIRIDHLTNNVYKGTMEKWANFYKDVFGFTEVRYFDIKGQKTALISYALKSPCGTFSIPINEGKGDNNNQIDEYLGQYNGPGVQHLAFLTDDLVSSLDKLDKSTIATLDIIPEYYDTIFDRVPWVAEDKEKIRQHQILVDSQSENCYLLQIFSKNLFGPIFIEMIQRVDDGGFGEGNFQALFESIERDQERRGVL, encoded by the coding sequence ATGAGTGAAGTAAATAATTATTTAGGTTTAGTGGGTATCGAATTTACTGAATACGCCACACCTGATGCAGATTATATGGATAAAGTATTTACTGATTTTGGCTTCTCTAAGCTTAAAAAATTCAAAGGTAAAGACATTGTTTATTATAACCAAAACGATATTCATTTTTTATTAAATAACGAGCGCGAAGGTTTTTCTGCCGAATTTGCTAAAAGTCACGGACCTGCTATTTGTTCTATGGGCTGGCGTGTTGAAAATGCACAAAAAGCATTTGATACAGCAGTAGAGCGTGGTGCAAAACCCGCAACTGATTCAACCCATAAAAACCTGCCATACCCTGCAATCTATGGCATTGGCGACAGCCTAATTTATTTTATTGAACAATTTGGCGACAAAGGCACTATTTACGAAAGTGATTTTGAAGACCTTGAAACGCAAAATGTTGTAGAAGATAAAGGCTTTATCCGAATCGATCATTTAACCAATAACGTTTATAAAGGCACTATGGAAAAGTGGGCTAACTTTTATAAAGATGTGTTTGGTTTTACAGAAGTACGCTACTTTGACATTAAAGGTCAAAAAACAGCGCTTATTTCGTATGCACTTAAATCCCCTTGTGGCACCTTCTCCATTCCGATAAATGAAGGTAAAGGTGATAATAACAACCAAATTGACGAATACCTTGGCCAGTACAATGGCCCAGGCGTTCAACATTTAGCGTTTTTAACCGATGACTTAGTAAGCTCTCTTGATAAGCTGGATAAATCAACAATTGCTACTTTGGATATTATCCCTGAGTACTACGATACTATTTTTGACCGTGTACCTTGGGTTGCGGAAGATAAAGAAAAGATTCGTCAGCATCAAATACTCGTTGATAGCCAAAGTGAAAATTGTTACTTATTGCAAATCTTCTCTAAAAACTTATTTGGCCCAATCTTTATAGAAATGATCCAACGCGTTGATGATGGTGGTTTTGGTGAAGGTAACTTCCAAGCATTATTTGAATCAATCGAACGCGACCAAGAGCGTCGCGGCGTTTTATAA
- a CDS encoding bactofilin family protein encodes MFSKKKQKVDNSSLKRVSHTPSIISEDVRMTGTLISQGEVQLDGRIDGDIKAEHLVIGSTGIVEGVVEAKSVVVKGKIIGTLNASEVKIQESAHVHGDVFHDTLSIDAGAIIEGSLKQRFEKEEVELISDKLKPASEAKILLEEDSSSLSFVNKQATDKI; translated from the coding sequence GTGTTCAGTAAAAAAAAGCAGAAAGTAGATAATTCATCTTTAAAAAGAGTATCTCATACACCTTCAATTATCTCTGAAGATGTACGTATGACGGGCACATTAATCAGCCAAGGCGAAGTACAGTTAGATGGCCGCATTGATGGCGATATTAAAGCTGAGCATTTAGTTATAGGCTCTACCGGTATTGTCGAAGGTGTAGTTGAAGCTAAAAGTGTTGTCGTTAAAGGTAAAATTATTGGCACTCTCAATGCGAGTGAGGTGAAAATTCAAGAAAGTGCACATGTGCATGGCGATGTATTTCACGATACGTTGAGTATTGATGCTGGGGCTATTATTGAAGGCAGTTTAAAACAACGCTTCGAAAAAGAAGAGGTTGAGCTTATTAGTGATAAGCTAAAACCAGCAAGTGAAGCCAAAATATTATTAGAGGAAGATAGCAGCAGCTTGTCATTTGTAAATAAACAAGCTACTGATAAAATTTAA
- a CDS encoding HAD family hydrolase → MTLKAILFDMDGTLVDSESMHFVCWSKLLKPYGVSYAEDDFCQRFSGRPTLEAAIEIKQEHNLSVTAQFLADEKYRLFGKYVITHLPALMPFTEQTLRAVKNSGLKMALVTGSAKSEALPILKGLGFYELFDTVVTKDDVTNPKPAGDPYLLALKQINIQAGNAIAVEDTFTGVTAANNASLRVVAIANKYTQSHDFSHATYCMNNLGEFWQWVQSQL, encoded by the coding sequence ATGACTTTAAAAGCAATATTATTTGATATGGACGGCACATTAGTCGATTCAGAAAGTATGCACTTTGTATGTTGGAGTAAATTACTTAAGCCTTATGGCGTTAGTTATGCAGAAGATGATTTTTGTCAGCGTTTTTCAGGTCGTCCGACTTTAGAGGCCGCAATCGAAATTAAACAAGAGCATAATTTATCAGTAACCGCACAGTTTTTAGCGGATGAAAAATATCGCTTGTTTGGTAAATATGTAATAACACATTTACCAGCGCTTATGCCATTTACTGAGCAAACATTAAGGGCGGTAAAAAATAGTGGACTTAAAATGGCCTTAGTGACAGGCAGTGCTAAAAGTGAGGCCTTACCAATACTCAAAGGTTTAGGCTTTTATGAGCTATTTGACACCGTTGTGACAAAAGATGATGTAACTAATCCTAAACCAGCTGGAGATCCATATTTACTGGCGCTTAAGCAGATAAATATACAGGCAGGCAATGCAATTGCTGTTGAGGATACATTCACCGGCGTTACGGCGGCCAACAATGCCTCTTTACGTGTTGTCGCTATTGCTAATAAATATACTCAAAGCCATGACTTTAGTCATGCTACATACTGTATGAATAACTTAGGTGAGTTTTGGCAATGGGTGCAATCTCAACTATAG
- the fahA gene encoding fumarylacetoacetase, which yields MSLINETHDINLISWVESANVDNCDFPIQNLPFAEFRRKGADEAFRGGVAIGDQVIDLAKLSKLNVLTGDAKTAANAASEATLNTFMGLGQQYWSALRLALSKALRVGSEHQQTLSDALVSQADIEFSLPCRIGDYTDFYTSIYHATAVGSLFRPDNPLLPNYKWVPIGYHGRSSSIDVSGQTFHRPKGQTKAPDAEVPSFGPCKRLDYELELGIYLGKGNALGDAIAIENAENHVFGFCVFNDWSARDLQAWEYQPLGPFLAKNFASTVSPWIVTTEALAPYRTSWTRDESDPQPMDYLESKANREQGAFDIQMDVKIQTQKMRNEGHTPTRVSTSSFKHSYWTVAQMVTHHTVNGCNFMPGDMLGSGTQSGPTHEEAGSLLELSRGGKEKITLSNGEQRSFLEDGDNVIMRGWCEKEGYVRIGFGSVESTVLPTK from the coding sequence ATGAGCCTAATTAACGAAACCCACGATATTAATTTAATCAGCTGGGTAGAATCAGCTAATGTTGATAACTGCGACTTCCCTATTCAAAACTTACCGTTTGCAGAGTTTCGTCGTAAAGGCGCTGATGAAGCCTTTCGTGGTGGTGTTGCTATTGGCGACCAAGTAATTGATTTAGCAAAACTGAGCAAATTAAACGTTTTAACAGGTGATGCTAAAACAGCCGCTAATGCAGCAAGTGAAGCCACCCTAAATACGTTTATGGGTTTGGGTCAACAATACTGGTCAGCACTGCGTTTAGCGCTTTCAAAAGCACTACGAGTAGGCTCTGAGCATCAACAAACGCTGAGCGATGCGCTTGTCTCACAAGCTGATATTGAGTTTTCACTCCCTTGTCGTATCGGAGATTACACCGATTTTTACACGTCAATCTACCACGCAACTGCTGTGGGCAGCTTATTTCGCCCAGATAACCCATTACTACCAAATTACAAATGGGTACCTATTGGTTATCACGGACGTTCTTCGTCTATTGATGTATCGGGTCAAACATTTCACCGCCCTAAAGGTCAAACTAAGGCACCTGATGCAGAAGTACCGTCATTTGGTCCATGTAAGCGCCTTGATTACGAGTTAGAACTTGGTATTTATTTGGGTAAAGGTAACGCACTGGGCGATGCAATCGCTATTGAGAATGCTGAAAACCATGTGTTTGGTTTTTGTGTATTTAACGATTGGTCTGCGCGCGATTTACAAGCATGGGAATACCAACCGCTTGGCCCATTTTTAGCTAAAAACTTCGCATCGACTGTCTCTCCGTGGATTGTAACAACTGAGGCTTTAGCTCCTTATAGAACAAGCTGGACGCGTGATGAAAGCGATCCGCAACCTATGGATTACTTAGAATCAAAAGCGAACCGTGAGCAAGGTGCTTTTGATATACAAATGGATGTTAAAATCCAAACGCAAAAAATGCGCAATGAGGGTCACACGCCAACGCGTGTATCAACATCTAGCTTTAAACACTCGTATTGGACTGTAGCGCAAATGGTTACTCACCATACGGTAAATGGCTGTAACTTCATGCCTGGTGACATGCTGGGCTCAGGTACGCAATCAGGCCCTACCCATGAAGAGGCGGGCTCTTTGCTTGAACTATCTCGTGGTGGAAAAGAAAAAATCACGCTTAGTAATGGTGAGCAACGTAGCTTTTTAGAAGATGGCGATAACGTTATTATGCGTGGTTGGTGTGAAAAAGAAGGCTATGTACGTATTGGCTTTGGTTCAGTAGAGAGTACGGTACTGCCAACTAAATAA
- a CDS encoding methylglyoxal synthase, giving the protein MEQKRQSLPAQKNIALVAHDGKKAALKVWCEKHKSILSKHTLYGTGTTGHLIQKTTGLDVIQLLSGPMGGDQQLGAKIAEHEIHVLIFFWDPLASQPHDPDVKALLRLAAVWNIPVACNEVSADMLLSSPLMDVELERTLPDYEKYLATRQIDI; this is encoded by the coding sequence ATGGAACAAAAAAGACAGTCTCTTCCCGCGCAAAAAAATATCGCATTAGTTGCCCACGACGGTAAAAAAGCAGCATTAAAAGTATGGTGTGAAAAACACAAAAGCATACTAAGCAAACACACTTTGTATGGCACCGGTACGACGGGGCATTTAATCCAAAAAACCACTGGTCTTGATGTAATCCAACTTTTAAGTGGCCCAATGGGTGGCGATCAACAATTAGGAGCAAAAATAGCAGAACATGAAATACATGTTTTGATATTTTTTTGGGATCCGTTGGCATCGCAACCTCACGATCCTGATGTTAAGGCATTGCTTCGTTTAGCGGCTGTTTGGAATATACCCGTGGCGTGTAATGAGGTCAGTGCTGATATGCTATTAAGCTCACCGCTTATGGACGTTGAGCTTGAACGTACTTTGCCAGATTACGAAAAATACCTCGCAACCCGACAAATAGATATATAA
- a CDS encoding LysE family translocator, giving the protein MINPDFLLSFLLASFLMAVAPGPSNAFLMAQTFANGRSAGMQSAFGFALGGVVHTFLAVVGLSALLKASATAYATVQYAGAAYLCYLGLMMIKGTLRKRQPAAHNEQCDKPHVSTSKKSNVMFQAMMTEVLNPKVALFFIAFIPQFVDPTLSSATLQLAFFGLLYPIFAFPIDCTYIYFGDKIAQFFRSNPNSQLWIDRITGLVFIALAINLLF; this is encoded by the coding sequence ATGATCAACCCTGACTTTTTACTCTCGTTTTTATTGGCTAGCTTTTTAATGGCGGTTGCACCGGGTCCATCCAATGCTTTTTTAATGGCGCAAACATTTGCTAACGGGCGCAGTGCAGGCATGCAAAGTGCCTTTGGTTTTGCTTTAGGCGGCGTAGTACATACTTTTTTAGCGGTAGTTGGTTTAAGCGCACTACTAAAAGCATCCGCTACAGCGTATGCAACAGTACAATATGCAGGAGCTGCATATCTGTGCTATTTAGGGCTTATGATGATTAAAGGCACATTGCGCAAGCGTCAGCCAGCAGCTCATAATGAGCAATGTGATAAACCTCACGTGAGTACCAGCAAAAAAAGTAATGTGATGTTCCAAGCCATGATGACTGAAGTATTAAACCCTAAAGTTGCATTGTTTTTTATTGCGTTTATTCCTCAATTTGTAGATCCCACACTTTCATCTGCTACTTTACAACTGGCTTTTTTTGGCTTGCTCTACCCTATTTTTGCTTTTCCGATTGACTGCACGTATATTTATTTTGGCGATAAAATAGCACAATTTTTTAGAAGTAATCCCAATAGCCAACTTTGGATTGATAGGATCACCGGCTTAGTGTTCATCGCCCTTGCTATCAATCTATTATTTTAA